Proteins from a single region of Sporosarcina sp. P33:
- the truA gene encoding tRNA pseudouridine(38-40) synthase TruA: MKRMKAVVAYDGTDFAGYQSQPGMRTVQSEIDKALVKLHKDPTSHAVASGRTDAGVHALGQVIHFDTPLDLGDRWLMALNVLLPKDVRITAVERAADDFHARYGAKGKTYRYKWSYGELQSPFERNFAVHLGRWNPDVERMKEGAAYLIGTHDFTSFCSAKTATSNKVRTIRKLTLERQQDELVLEVEGDGFLYNMVRTIAGVLLAVGIGWDEPEDVGKILEAKDRQRAGKTAPPHGLYLLEVTY; the protein is encoded by the coding sequence TTGAAACGAATGAAAGCCGTTGTTGCGTATGACGGAACGGATTTTGCGGGCTATCAGTCGCAGCCGGGCATGCGCACGGTTCAGTCTGAAATTGATAAAGCACTTGTTAAACTGCATAAAGATCCGACATCTCATGCGGTGGCGAGCGGCCGGACTGATGCCGGTGTACATGCCCTCGGTCAGGTCATTCATTTTGATACACCGCTTGATTTGGGAGACCGCTGGCTGATGGCATTGAACGTGCTGCTGCCGAAAGATGTGCGCATTACAGCCGTTGAAAGAGCGGCCGACGATTTTCATGCGCGCTACGGAGCAAAGGGCAAGACATATCGTTATAAATGGTCATATGGTGAACTGCAGAGTCCGTTTGAGCGCAACTTTGCTGTTCACTTAGGCAGATGGAATCCCGATGTGGAACGGATGAAAGAAGGTGCCGCGTATTTAATCGGCACACATGATTTCACCAGTTTCTGTTCCGCGAAAACCGCCACTTCCAATAAAGTTCGGACAATCCGCAAACTGACCCTTGAGCGGCAGCAGGATGAACTGGTGCTTGAAGTGGAAGGAGATGGGTTTCTTTACAACATGGTGCGCACGATTGCAGGTGTTTTGCTGGCGGTGGGAATTGGCTGGGACGAACCTGAAGATGTCGGTAAAATTCTTGAAGCAAAAGATCGTCAAAGAGCCGGGAAGACTGCGCCGCCGCACGGTTTGTACCTGCTCGAAGTGACCTACTGA
- a CDS encoding energy-coupling factor ABC transporter ATP-binding protein, producing the protein MKEIASMHHVTFSYDTEENESSHVPVKALNDVSFTLYEGEWLAVVGHNGSGKSTLAKLLIGLLFPSSGEINLFLEPLSEENLWETRSRMGIVFQNPDNQFVGSTVQDDVAFALENNGVPYDMMVKRVQEALEQVKMSDYINHEPHHLSGGQKQRVAIAGALALHPELLILDEATSMLDPQGREEVIEIVKKLRSEIGLTVLSITHDLEEVLLADRILVMNEGQVLMTGTPQEIFRQGAELETIGLDLPFALRVSELLRSAGVELQGNHMTEEELVNELWTFHFSK; encoded by the coding sequence ATGAAGGAAATAGCGTCGATGCATCATGTAACGTTTTCTTATGATACGGAAGAAAATGAATCTTCACACGTACCGGTGAAGGCGCTGAATGATGTATCCTTCACTTTGTATGAAGGGGAGTGGCTGGCAGTTGTAGGACATAACGGGTCAGGCAAGTCGACGCTGGCAAAACTTCTGATCGGCTTGCTGTTTCCTTCGTCAGGTGAAATCAATCTCTTTTTGGAACCATTGTCTGAAGAGAACTTGTGGGAAACGCGTTCGCGCATGGGAATAGTCTTTCAAAATCCAGATAACCAATTTGTAGGGTCGACTGTGCAAGATGACGTAGCTTTTGCCCTGGAAAACAACGGTGTTCCCTATGACATGATGGTAAAGCGTGTCCAGGAGGCGCTGGAGCAAGTGAAGATGAGTGACTACATCAATCATGAACCCCATCACTTGTCAGGCGGCCAGAAGCAGCGTGTGGCCATTGCCGGTGCATTGGCTCTGCATCCTGAGCTGTTAATTTTAGATGAAGCGACTTCCATGCTTGATCCGCAGGGGCGGGAGGAAGTGATTGAAATCGTCAAAAAGCTGCGGTCAGAAATTGGATTGACCGTATTGTCGATCACTCATGACTTGGAAGAAGTTTTATTAGCGGACCGTATTCTCGTAATGAATGAAGGACAAGTTCTTATGACGGGAACACCGCAAGAAATATTCCGGCAAGGTGCAGAGCTGGAAACGATCGGACTTGATCTGCCGTTTGCGCTGCGTGTTTCCGAACTATTGAGATCTGCCGGTGTAGAGCTTCAGGGAAATCATATGACAGAAGAAGAGTTGGTGAATGAATTGTGGACATTTCACTTCAGCAAGTAG
- the rpmJ gene encoding 50S ribosomal protein L36 — translation MKVRPSVKPICEKCKVIRRRGRVMVICENPKHKQRQG, via the coding sequence ATGAAAGTAAGACCATCTGTAAAACCGATCTGCGAAAAATGTAAAGTTATTCGTAGACGCGGCCGAGTAATGGTAATCTGTGAAAATCCAAAACATAAACAAAGACAAGGCTAA
- the cobJ gene encoding precorrin-3B C(17)-methyltransferase: protein MKKGKIYVVGFGPGATEHITGRALDALQASDYIIGYKTYVELIKHLVTAKSIVSTGMTEEVSRAQDAVKKAEAGGIVSVISSGDSGAYGMAGLVYEVLIEKGWTEAEGIDVEIVPGISAINSCASLLGAPVMHDSCTISLSDHLTPWTVIEKRIEAAGMADFVIALYNPKSGRRTRQIVEAQNILLKYRAPDTPVGLVKSAYRENQHIVLTTLSEMLEHDIGMLTTVIIGNSSTFFYDDKIITPRGYQRKYTLGEGKQSLKPHQRLKKEAEPWALDQETGEAQSGYEELISTVTEQAPVQEQKPKQAPEQQQKVQSIDMALKALSMVSKEEAENPFLVRQPIENIFEFSVSPGVVNKMITAEQMLVLAEVVGEKGTLEYTPDHRFLVKVTTDNPELIVEKLEKEHLTVMPAGEVLKVKACDFCYGEKADSIPYAEEIAAKFEGMKLPKQLHVGFNGCGMACYRPVFDDIGIVYRKKKFDLFIGAKPVGRTAHAAQPIAEGIEPDDLIPLVTKIIEEYEQNAHPNERFFKYFKRVKKVLNYDYYDMSCKIEVEPAPCGD, encoded by the coding sequence ATGAAAAAGGGAAAAATTTATGTCGTCGGCTTCGGTCCCGGTGCTACTGAACATATTACGGGGCGGGCGTTGGATGCACTGCAGGCAAGTGATTATATTATTGGCTATAAAACGTATGTAGAGCTGATTAAGCATTTGGTGACGGCGAAGTCCATTGTCAGCACAGGAATGACTGAAGAAGTGTCGCGTGCACAAGATGCGGTTAAGAAAGCGGAGGCAGGCGGTATTGTTTCGGTAATATCCAGCGGTGACTCAGGAGCGTACGGGATGGCCGGATTAGTGTATGAGGTGCTGATTGAAAAGGGCTGGACTGAAGCAGAAGGAATTGATGTAGAAATTGTTCCGGGTATTTCAGCTATTAATTCATGTGCGAGCTTACTTGGAGCACCTGTCATGCATGACTCTTGTACGATCAGTTTAAGTGATCATCTGACACCGTGGACTGTTATCGAAAAACGTATTGAAGCTGCAGGGATGGCGGATTTTGTAATTGCTTTATACAATCCGAAAAGCGGACGCCGGACGCGCCAAATTGTAGAAGCGCAAAATATTTTACTGAAATATCGCGCCCCTGATACCCCTGTAGGGCTGGTGAAAAGTGCGTATCGGGAAAATCAGCATATTGTTCTGACGACATTATCAGAAATGCTTGAGCATGATATCGGGATGCTGACAACTGTCATTATCGGTAACTCTTCCACTTTCTTTTACGATGATAAGATCATTACACCGCGGGGCTATCAGCGTAAATATACATTGGGAGAAGGAAAACAAAGTTTAAAACCGCATCAGCGTTTGAAAAAGGAAGCAGAACCATGGGCGCTTGATCAGGAAACCGGGGAAGCGCAGTCAGGGTATGAGGAACTCATAAGTACGGTAACCGAGCAGGCGCCAGTACAAGAACAAAAGCCAAAGCAAGCGCCGGAACAACAGCAAAAAGTTCAGTCAATCGATATGGCTTTAAAGGCTTTGTCTATGGTGTCGAAAGAAGAAGCAGAAAATCCGTTTTTAGTGAGACAGCCGATCGAGAATATCTTTGAGTTTTCTGTTTCGCCGGGTGTTGTTAATAAAATGATCACAGCAGAGCAGATGCTTGTATTAGCCGAAGTCGTTGGTGAGAAAGGTACTTTGGAATATACTCCAGATCATCGTTTTTTAGTAAAGGTTACAACAGATAATCCTGAATTGATTGTCGAAAAGCTTGAGAAAGAACACCTCACAGTCATGCCGGCGGGAGAAGTCTTAAAAGTAAAAGCGTGCGATTTTTGTTACGGAGAAAAGGCTGATTCTATCCCGTACGCAGAAGAAATCGCTGCAAAGTTTGAAGGCATGAAGCTTCCGAAGCAGCTGCATGTTGGATTTAATGGATGCGGAATGGCATGTTACCGCCCTGTGTTTGACGACATCGGGATTGTGTACCGAAAGAAAAAATTCGATTTATTTATTGGAGCGAAGCCGGTTGGCAGGACTGCTCATGCTGCCCAGCCAATCGCTGAGGGGATTGAGCCGGATGATTTAATCCCATTAGTCACAAAAATTATAGAAGAATACGAACAAAATGCACATCCTAATGAACGTTTCTTCAAGTATTTTAAACGAGTGAAAAAAGTATTGAACTATGACTATTACGACATGAGCTGCAAGATTGAAGTAGAGCCGGCACCTTGCGGGGATTAG
- a CDS encoding energy-coupling factor ABC transporter ATP-binding protein, which translates to MDISLQQVGYLYAKDSPFEKRALQDVSATIPSGSYTSIIGHTGSGKSTLLLHLNGLLKPSEGVVKIGDTVITAQTKGREMKEVRHQVGIVFQFPEHQLFEETVEKDIMFGPLNFGVPKEIAKERAHELVKLLGLPEDVLQKSPFELSGGQMRRVAIAGVLAFKPSVLVLDEPTAGLDPKGRKEIMDLFHHLHKTENLTTILVTHSMEDAARYSDRIVVMHEGTSVMEGTPEEIFNQEERLHSFRLSVPRSVRFQRKMESMTGDTFDRIALTEEMLAQELSTVIARRGERPC; encoded by the coding sequence GTGGACATTTCACTTCAGCAAGTAGGCTATTTATATGCAAAAGATTCACCGTTTGAGAAACGGGCGCTGCAGGACGTGTCAGCTACGATTCCTTCAGGCTCTTATACATCAATCATCGGTCATACAGGATCCGGCAAATCTACTTTATTGCTTCATTTGAATGGTCTGTTAAAGCCTTCTGAAGGGGTTGTAAAGATTGGTGATACTGTGATAACAGCTCAGACGAAGGGCAGGGAGATGAAAGAAGTCCGCCATCAGGTCGGTATCGTTTTTCAGTTTCCTGAGCATCAGCTGTTTGAGGAGACTGTGGAAAAAGATATTATGTTTGGCCCGCTGAATTTTGGAGTTCCGAAAGAGATTGCGAAAGAGCGGGCGCATGAACTGGTGAAGCTTCTTGGATTGCCTGAGGACGTATTGCAAAAGTCTCCGTTTGAGCTCTCAGGAGGCCAAATGAGGCGTGTGGCTATTGCAGGCGTACTTGCATTCAAGCCGTCTGTCTTAGTGCTGGATGAACCGACAGCGGGCCTGGACCCGAAAGGCCGTAAGGAGATTATGGACTTGTTTCACCATCTGCATAAAACTGAGAATCTGACAACGATTTTAGTGACGCACAGTATGGAAGACGCGGCACGTTACAGCGATAGGATCGTTGTGATGCATGAAGGCACGTCTGTCATGGAAGGAACACCTGAAGAAATATTCAATCAAGAAGAACGGCTGCATTCGTTTCGGCTTAGTGTACCGCGTTCTGTTCGTTTTCAGCGTAAAATGGAATCGATGACCGGGGATACGTTTGACAGAATCGCGCTGACGGAAGAGATGCTGGCGCAAGAGCTTTCCACGGTCATTGCGAGAAGAGGGGAACGGCCATGTTAG
- the rplM gene encoding 50S ribosomal protein L13, translating into MRTTFMAKGHEVERNWLVVDAEGQTLGRLASEVATLLRGKHKPTFTPHVDTGDHVIIINAEKIQLTGNKLKDKMYHRHSGYTGSLKSRTALEMRTNYPVKMLELAIKGMLPNGPLGRQTIKKLHVYAGPEHQHAAQKPEAYELRG; encoded by the coding sequence ATGCGCACAACATTCATGGCTAAAGGTCACGAAGTAGAACGTAACTGGCTTGTTGTCGACGCTGAAGGACAGACTCTTGGACGTCTTGCTTCAGAAGTTGCAACACTATTACGCGGTAAACATAAACCAACGTTTACACCACACGTTGACACAGGTGATCACGTAATCATCATCAACGCTGAAAAGATCCAATTAACAGGCAACAAATTGAAAGATAAGATGTATCACCGTCACTCTGGCTACACAGGAAGCCTTAAGTCACGCACTGCGCTTGAAATGCGTACAAACTACCCTGTGAAAATGCTTGAACTTGCGATCAAGGGAATGCTGCCAAACGGTCCTCTAGGTCGTCAGACAATCAAGAAATTACACGTATATGCAGGACCAGAGCACCAGCACGCAGCACAAAAACCAGAAGCATATGAGCTTCGTGGATAA
- the rpsI gene encoding 30S ribosomal protein S9 → MAQVQYIGTGRRKSSVARVRLVPGEGKIVVNNRDVEDYVPFETLREVIKQPLVTTETLGSYDIHVNVKGGGYTGQAGAIRHGVARALLTVDPDFRAALKSAGFLTRDPRMKERKKYGLRGARRAPQFSKR, encoded by the coding sequence TTGGCACAAGTACAATATATCGGCACTGGCCGTCGTAAAAGTTCAGTAGCTCGTGTACGTCTAGTTCCTGGCGAAGGTAAAATTGTCGTCAACAACCGCGACGTAGAGGACTACGTACCATTCGAAACACTTCGTGAAGTCATCAAACAACCACTGGTTACAACAGAAACACTTGGAAGCTACGATATCCATGTTAACGTAAAAGGTGGAGGTTACACAGGTCAAGCAGGCGCAATCCGTCACGGTGTTGCACGTGCATTACTGACTGTGGACCCTGATTTCCGTGCAGCACTTAAATCAGCAGGATTCCTGACACGTGATCCACGTATGAAGGAACGTAAAAAGTACGGTCTTCGCGGCGCTCGTCGTGCACCACAATTCTCAAAACGTTAA
- the secY gene encoding preprotein translocase subunit SecY, producing the protein MFQTISNFMRVKEIRSKIIFTLLVLIVFRLGTFVPVPNVDATALQQSDNQFIGFLNTFGGGALSNFSIFAMGIMPYITASIIVQLLQMDVVPKFTEWSKQGDVGRRKLAQFTRYFTIVLAFIQALAMSFGFNQTFGGTLIKDNSISTYIVIAIVLTAGTAFLLWLGEQITAKGVGNGISIIIFAGIVAGIPNAVNQLYVTQIQDAGDALFIRIATMILLLIVIVAIVVGVIYFQEALRKIPIQYAKRVSGRNQSVASQQTHLPLKLNAAGVIPVIFAVAFFITPQQIAPFFGENSVTKTIIRIFDYTNPVGMILYVALIIAFTYFYAFIQVNPENMADNLKKQGAYIPGIRPGANTQKYLTSTLYRLTFVGSIFLAVVAVMPIFFINLANLPQSAQIGGTSLLIVVGVALESMKQLESQLVKRHYRGFMK; encoded by the coding sequence ATGTTTCAGACAATCTCTAACTTCATGCGTGTGAAAGAGATCCGGTCTAAAATAATTTTCACCCTCCTAGTGCTCATCGTTTTCAGACTAGGAACGTTTGTTCCGGTTCCCAACGTTGATGCAACTGCTTTACAACAATCAGATAACCAGTTTATCGGATTTTTGAACACATTCGGCGGAGGAGCATTATCCAACTTTTCAATCTTTGCAATGGGGATTATGCCGTACATTACGGCGTCCATCATTGTGCAGCTCTTGCAAATGGATGTGGTTCCAAAGTTTACTGAGTGGTCAAAACAAGGAGATGTCGGAAGACGGAAACTTGCACAGTTTACACGATATTTCACAATTGTTCTTGCCTTTATTCAAGCACTTGCCATGTCATTTGGTTTCAACCAGACGTTTGGCGGCACGCTGATTAAAGACAACAGCATTTCTACATATATCGTAATTGCAATTGTGTTGACTGCAGGGACAGCTTTCTTACTGTGGCTAGGTGAACAAATCACTGCAAAAGGTGTTGGAAATGGTATTTCCATCATTATCTTTGCGGGGATTGTTGCCGGCATTCCGAATGCTGTTAATCAGTTGTATGTAACGCAAATCCAAGACGCTGGAGATGCACTATTTATCCGAATTGCAACAATGATTTTACTGCTGATAGTCATTGTAGCTATTGTAGTTGGAGTTATTTACTTCCAAGAAGCACTGCGGAAAATTCCTATTCAATATGCGAAACGAGTTTCAGGAAGAAATCAATCTGTTGCAAGTCAACAAACGCACTTACCTTTGAAGTTAAATGCCGCGGGTGTTATTCCAGTAATCTTTGCGGTGGCATTCTTCATTACGCCACAGCAAATCGCTCCGTTTTTCGGTGAGAACAGTGTAACCAAAACCATTATCCGGATCTTCGATTATACGAATCCAGTTGGTATGATTTTGTATGTCGCACTGATTATCGCGTTTACGTATTTCTATGCATTCATTCAAGTGAATCCAGAGAATATGGCAGACAATCTGAAAAAACAAGGCGCGTATATTCCAGGAATTCGTCCGGGTGCAAACACTCAAAAGTATTTGACAAGCACTCTGTACAGACTGACGTTTGTCGGCTCGATCTTTCTTGCTGTCGTAGCGGTTATGCCTATTTTCTTCATCAATCTGGCGAACCTTCCTCAATCCGCGCAAATCGGCGGAACGAGCTTGCTCATCGTAGTAGGGGTTGCCCTCGAATCAATGAAGCAGTTGGAATCCCAGTTAGTGAAGAGACATTACAGAGGCTTTATGAAATAA
- the rpsM gene encoding 30S ribosomal protein S13 — MARIAGVDVPRDKRVVISLTYIFGIGKTTAKSILNAADISEETRVRDLTDAELDKIREQIDGLKVEGDLRRETSLNIKRLMEIGSNRGIRHRRGLPVRGQNTKNNARTRKGPKRTMANKKK; from the coding sequence ATGGCACGTATTGCTGGTGTAGACGTTCCGCGCGATAAGCGCGTTGTCATTTCATTGACATATATATTCGGTATTGGTAAAACAACTGCAAAGTCTATTTTGAATGCAGCTGATATTTCTGAAGAGACTCGCGTTCGTGATTTAACTGACGCTGAGCTTGATAAGATTCGTGAACAAATTGACGGCTTGAAAGTAGAAGGGGATCTTCGTCGTGAAACTTCTCTTAACATCAAGCGTTTGATGGAAATCGGTAGTAACCGTGGTATCCGTCACCGTCGTGGATTGCCTGTTCGTGGACAGAACACGAAAAACAATGCACGTACGCGTAAAGGTCCTAAACGTACAATGGCAAACAAGAAAAAATAA
- the infA gene encoding translation initiation factor IF-1: MAKDDVIEVEGTVLETLPNAMFKVELENGHTVLAHVSGKIRMHFIRILPGDKVTMELSPYDLTRGRITYRFK, encoded by the coding sequence ATGGCGAAGGACGACGTAATTGAGGTAGAAGGAACTGTTCTTGAAACGTTGCCGAATGCGATGTTTAAAGTGGAGTTAGAAAACGGACATACTGTGCTTGCACACGTGTCAGGTAAAATTCGTATGCACTTTATTCGTATTCTGCCAGGCGACAAGGTGACAATGGAACTTTCACCTTATGATTTGACACGTGGTCGTATCACATACCGTTTCAAATAA
- a CDS encoding adenylate kinase translates to MNIVLMGLPGAGKGTQADKIVEKYGIPHISTGDMFRAAIKDGTELGVKAKSFMDQGALVPDEVTIGIVRERLSKPDCDKGFLLDGFPRTVPQAQALDALLKDMGKSIEYVLDIEVDTDELVARLSGRRICKVCGTSYHLIFNPPKVEDVCDKDGGELYQRADDNPETVMNRLEVNMTQTAPLLDFYGEKGVLTKINGQQDINLVFEDLDAILQQDKK, encoded by the coding sequence ATGAATATCGTATTAATGGGTCTGCCGGGTGCCGGTAAAGGTACGCAGGCAGATAAAATTGTCGAGAAGTACGGAATCCCTCATATTTCTACAGGCGATATGTTCCGTGCTGCCATCAAAGATGGCACGGAACTTGGAGTTAAAGCTAAATCATTCATGGATCAGGGAGCATTAGTTCCTGATGAAGTTACCATTGGTATCGTACGTGAACGCTTAAGCAAGCCGGACTGCGACAAAGGATTCCTGCTTGATGGTTTTCCTAGAACTGTGCCTCAAGCACAAGCACTTGATGCTTTGCTGAAGGATATGGGGAAGAGCATTGAGTACGTATTAGACATTGAAGTCGATACGGATGAATTGGTTGCAAGATTATCTGGCCGTCGTATTTGTAAAGTGTGCGGCACATCATATCACTTGATCTTCAACCCGCCAAAGGTGGAAGACGTTTGTGATAAAGATGGCGGCGAACTTTACCAGCGCGCAGATGATAATCCGGAAACTGTCATGAATCGTCTGGAAGTAAATATGACTCAGACAGCTCCTTTACTCGACTTTTATGGCGAAAAAGGTGTGCTGACTAAAATTAATGGTCAACAGGACATTAACCTAGTATTTGAGGACCTGGATGCAATTTTGCAACAAGATAAAAAGTAA
- a CDS encoding DNA-directed RNA polymerase subunit alpha, which translates to MIEIEKPKIETVTIGEDSQFGKFIIEPLERGYGNTLGNSLRRILLSSLPGAAVTSIQIDGVLHEFSTIEGVVEDVSTVILNVKKLALKIYSDDEKVIEIDVKGEGVVTAADITHDSDVEVLNPDLPIATLGKNGHLRMRMYAVRGRGYVPSDQNKREDLAIGVIPIDSIYTPVSRVNFQVENTRVGQSTNFDKLTLDVWTDGSIGPKEAVSLGAKILTEHLNIFVGMTDEAQTAEIMVEKEEDQKEKVLEMTIEELDLSVRSYNCLKRAGINTVLELANKSEDEMMKVRNLGRKSLEEVKAKLDELNLELRSEE; encoded by the coding sequence ATGATCGAGATTGAGAAACCAAAGATTGAAACAGTAACGATCGGTGAAGACTCACAGTTTGGTAAATTTATTATCGAACCGTTGGAGCGTGGATATGGAAATACCTTAGGTAATTCTTTGCGCCGCATTCTCTTGTCTTCATTACCAGGAGCTGCTGTGACATCTATTCAAATCGATGGAGTACTTCATGAATTCTCAACAATTGAAGGTGTCGTTGAAGACGTATCGACAGTTATTTTGAATGTGAAGAAACTTGCTCTCAAAATTTACTCAGATGATGAGAAAGTTATTGAGATCGATGTGAAAGGTGAAGGCGTCGTGACGGCTGCAGATATCACGCATGACAGTGATGTCGAAGTATTGAATCCAGATCTCCCGATTGCTACTCTCGGTAAAAACGGACATTTACGTATGCGTATGTATGCTGTACGCGGACGCGGATATGTTCCTTCCGATCAAAACAAACGTGAGGATCTAGCGATTGGCGTAATTCCAATCGACTCGATTTACACTCCCGTATCACGCGTTAACTTCCAAGTTGAGAACACCCGCGTCGGTCAAAGCACCAACTTTGATAAGTTGACACTTGATGTGTGGACAGATGGCAGCATCGGTCCTAAAGAAGCAGTATCACTTGGAGCTAAAATTTTAACTGAGCACTTAAATATATTCGTCGGAATGACGGACGAAGCACAAACTGCAGAAATCATGGTAGAAAAAGAAGAAGACCAAAAAGAAAAGGTTCTTGAGATGACTATTGAAGAACTTGACCTTTCTGTCCGTTCTTATAACTGCCTGAAGCGTGCAGGCATCAATACGGTTTTGGAACTTGCAAACAAGTCTGAAGACGAAATGATGAAAGTGCGAAACTTAGGCCGTAAATCACTTGAAGAAGTGAAGGCTAAATTAGACGAGCTAAACCTTGAGTTACGCTCTGAAGAATAA
- a CDS encoding energy-coupling factor transporter transmembrane protein EcfT, which yields MLEKMIIGRFIPGTSVVHRMDPRSKLLFVFLFVAAVFLANNAWSYAVLLGFTAFVIALARIRPYFLINGLKPVIFLIIFTLLLHIFFTREGPIVFEWKFIKIYEEGLRMGIFISIRFLVLVLVTTVLTLTTSPISITDGLETLLNPFKKFKLPVHELALMMSISLRFIPTLMDETDKILKAQLARGSDLSTGSIKERVQAVIPLLVPLFVSAFKRAEDLAVAMEVRGYRGGEGRTRFRQLSWQMRDTAVLIAFVMLVGVLLWVRK from the coding sequence ATGTTAGAAAAAATGATTATCGGCCGATTTATTCCCGGCACTTCAGTTGTGCATCGCATGGATCCGCGTTCCAAACTGCTGTTCGTCTTTTTATTCGTAGCGGCAGTGTTTCTTGCGAATAACGCATGGTCTTACGCCGTGTTGCTTGGCTTTACCGCATTTGTCATCGCGCTGGCACGCATCAGACCTTACTTTCTGATCAATGGTTTAAAACCGGTTATCTTTTTGATTATCTTTACACTTCTATTACATATTTTCTTCACGCGTGAAGGCCCTATTGTATTTGAATGGAAGTTTATCAAAATTTACGAAGAAGGATTACGCATGGGGATCTTTATTTCCATTCGATTCCTCGTGCTCGTTCTCGTAACTACTGTATTGACGCTGACGACTTCTCCCATCTCCATTACAGACGGTTTGGAGACATTGCTGAATCCGTTTAAGAAGTTTAAATTGCCTGTGCATGAATTGGCGCTGATGATGTCGATTTCTTTGCGGTTCATTCCGACGCTGATGGATGAAACGGATAAGATTTTAAAGGCACAGCTTGCAAGAGGTTCTGATTTGAGCACCGGCTCGATCAAAGAACGGGTGCAGGCGGTCATTCCGCTGCTCGTTCCGCTGTTTGTCAGTGCATTCAAACGTGCCGAAGATCTGGCCGTCGCAATGGAAGTGCGGGGCTATCGGGGCGGAGAGGGCCGCACAAGATTCCGCCAGCTTTCTTGGCAAATGAGAGATACAGCGGTGCTGATAGCATTTGTGATGTTAGTAGGTGTATTGCTGTGGGTGAGGAAGTGA
- the rpsK gene encoding 30S ribosomal protein S11: MARKQQTRKRRVKKNIETGIAHIRSTFNNTIVTITDSHGNALSWSSAGALGFRGSRKSTPFAAQMAAETAAKTAMEHGLKSLEVTVKGPGAGREAAIRSLQAAGLEVTAIRDVTPVPHNGCRPPKRRRV, translated from the coding sequence ATGGCACGTAAACAACAAACTCGTAAACGTCGTGTAAAAAAGAATATTGAAACCGGTATTGCACATATCCGTTCGACGTTCAATAATACTATCGTAACTATTACTGATAGCCACGGTAATGCACTTTCATGGTCTAGCGCTGGTGCACTTGGCTTTAGAGGTTCCCGTAAATCCACTCCGTTTGCTGCACAAATGGCTGCTGAAACTGCAGCGAAAACAGCAATGGAACATGGTTTGAAATCATTGGAAGTAACAGTTAAAGGTCCTGGTGCTGGTCGTGAAGCGGCTATCCGTTCACTGCAGGCTGCTGGTCTTGAAGTTACTGCAATCAGAGACGTAACTCCGGTTCCGCACAATGGTTGCCGCCCGCCAAAACGTCGTCGCGTATAA
- the rplQ gene encoding 50S ribosomal protein L17, which yields MGYRKLGRTSSQRKAMLRDLTTDLIIHESIQTTEARAKELRSVVEKMITLGKRGDLHARRQAAEYIRREKVTVENGEGEEATVFALQKLFDTVAPRYADRQGGYTRIMKMGPRRGDGAPVVIIELV from the coding sequence ATGGGATACAGAAAACTTGGACGCACAAGTTCACAACGTAAAGCAATGCTGCGCGACCTAACGACAGATCTTATCATTCATGAGAGCATCCAGACAACTGAAGCACGTGCAAAAGAATTACGTTCAGTAGTTGAAAAGATGATCACTCTTGGAAAACGCGGAGATCTTCATGCACGTCGTCAAGCGGCTGAATATATTCGTCGTGAAAAGGTAACTGTTGAAAACGGAGAAGGCGAAGAAGCAACAGTGTTTGCACTTCAAAAACTTTTCGATACAGTGGCACCACGTTATGCAGATCGCCAAGGCGGTTATACACGTATAATGAAAATGGGACCTCGCCGCGGCGATGGAGCACCAGTAGTTATTATTGAATTGGTGTAA